Proteins encoded together in one Gigantopelta aegis isolate Gae_Host chromosome 8, Gae_host_genome, whole genome shotgun sequence window:
- the LOC121378218 gene encoding gamma-glutamyl hydrolase A-like isoform X1, with amino-acid sequence MNSILVVFSLTVFILFGLVVGASVKINNRPIIGILAQATKHASADTFIPASYVKYLEQAGARVVPIRTKESDEYYKKLFSHINGALFPGGDVGIQVSWYAKAGRQIYDLAVQANDKGDYFPLWGTCQGFQLLTNLTARANLLKATDAEDLAVPLNLSNDYKSSRLMGNLPADVHHSLTTLPVTYNAHHWGIWQETFEKTSSLNSFYRVLSTNKGRKQISFISTMEAYKYPFYGSQWHPEANIFLWNPKEHMDHEFAAIKVSQYFADFFVNEARKSSHTFPSITMESSHMIENFKRVYSNDGSFELLYMFNYTNTF; translated from the exons ATGAATAGCATTTTAGTTGTTTTCTCTTtgacagtatttattttatttggtttagtagtTGGTGCATCAGTCAAGATAAATAACAGACCTATTATTG GAATTTTGGCCCAAGCAACAAAACATGCAAGTGCTGACACTTTCATTCCAGCATCTTATGTAAAGTACCTGGAACAGGCTGGGGCAAGGGTTGTACCCATCAG AACCAAAGAATCTGATGAGTATTACAAGAAACTGTTTTCGCATATCAAtgg AGCACTGTTCCCTGGTGGAGACGTTGGTATCCAAGTATCTTGGTATGCTAAGGCAGGAAGACAGATCTACGACTTGGCTGTTCAG GCAAATGACAAGGGAGATTATTTTCCACTGTGGGGAACCTGTCAGGGCTTCCAGCTGCTGACCAACTTGACCGCTCGGGCAAACCTTCTCAAGGCCACAGATGCAGAGGATCTTGCCGTACCACTGAATCTCTCAAATG atTATAAATCGAGTCGTCTGATGGGAAATCTTCCTGCTGATGTTCATCACAGTCTGACAACACTACCAGTGACGTACAATGCACATCACTGGGGTATTTGGCAAGAG ACATTTGAAAAGACCAGTTCCCTGAATTCATTTTACAGAGTCCTGTCGACAAACAAAGGTCGAAAACAGATTTCATTCATATCAACAATGGAAG CATACAAGTATCCATTTTATGGAAGCCAGTGGCATCCTGAAGCAAACATTTTCCTGTGGAATCCAAAAGAACACATGGATCATGAATTTGCAGCTATCAAAGTATCACAATACTTCGCCGACTTCTTTGTCAATGAAG CCAGAAAAAGCAGTCATACCTTTCCTAGCATCACCATGGAATCAAGTCACATGATTGAAAACTTTAAACGCGTGTATTCAAATGATGGATCGTTTGAATTACTTTATATGTTTAACtacacaaacacattttga